The Legionella lansingensis DNA window TGATATCATTAATCAAGAGCATCGAGTTTTTCAAGGGAGTGCCGATACTGAAATTAATCAATTGACTAAACGTGGTGAGGAGCAAGCACTTTCTTTAGCCCAAAAGTTAAATGAAATTTGTATAGACAATTGGAAACCCGATGTTATTTTAGCGAGTCCATCAACACGAGCGATAAAAACCGCCTTACCTTTTATTCAGTTATGGGATTATTCTGTGCTTCCCCTCATTTACAAAGGGGTTCGAGAAATATCTTTTGGTACATGGGAAAACAAAAGGCTTTGCGATTTTCACCGCTCTCATTCTTGTTATTTGTTTTCGCAACATCAACATGCGCTAATTAAAGCAGAATCTATTGCACAATACCCAAATGCAGAAAATTTTGCTGAGCTTATCTTTAGAGCGTATTCCGTGTTACACGAATTAAATACTACATTTACGAAAAAAAGAGTAATTATTTTTTCACATACTCTTTTTGGAGCCGCTTGTCTAATCGTTTTAGGAAAGGGACAATACTATGAAGGACATGAGTACTTGGCATTTGATGGAAGGCGCAAGGATGGTAGTTACTATACAATGCCTAATGCCGAGCCAGTTAAATTTTGGGATTAATTGAGGTTTAATAGATTTGGGAAGCAAAGATTAATTTATTGAGTGTAGAACTTTCGATTGTATTACTGCTTTCCCTGTATCATTTTGACAATGATTTCCACCGATGGGACAAATTAACAATTACAGATCCGTTATCGATTTTACTTACCAATACAAAAACTAGAAAAAATCCTACCTAATAAATCATCCGAAGTGAACTCACCAGTAATTTCGCCCAAGGCTTGATGAGCAAGGCGCAAGTCTTCTGCTAAAAGTTCTCCCGCCCGATGTTGATGTAATTGTTCTTGTCCGCTGATTAATAATTCTTTTGCGCTATCCAAAGCCTGTAGATGGCGTCTTCTGGCTAAAAACTGTCCTTCATTAGGTTGATAACCCACAACCTCCTTTATTTTCTCCTTTAGTAACTTAAGTCCTTCTCCCGATTTTGCCGAGAGATAAACGGCGTGTTCTTCCATTTTCGCTGGTAGATTAAGGTAATCTATTTTATTAAACACTTGAATGATCGGTACCTCTTCAGGCAAAGCCTTACGAATCTCTTCACTTAAACCAGCACTGGCTTCCATTTGTGTAATATCAATAATCATAAGCACGCAGTCAGCGCGGCTAACTTCCTGCCAAGCGCGTTTAATTCCTTCTTTTTCTACCAAATCCTCACTGTCTCGAAGACCTGCGGTATCAATAACATGCAAAGGAATATCATCAAGCAAAATGTTTT harbors:
- a CDS encoding histidine phosphatase family protein, encoding MVDNCCSSLIQNNEFFINLLADLGILVDKITGHLYYMKSFKPLKLCVEVIFVRHGETYGNCGQVTADGTIDREMVNADIINQEHRVFQGSADTEINQLTKRGEEQALSLAQKLNEICIDNWKPDVILASPSTRAIKTALPFIQLWDYSVLPLIYKGVREISFGTWENKRLCDFHRSHSCYLFSQHQHALIKAESIAQYPNAENFAELIFRAYSVLHELNTTFTKKRVIIFSHTLFGAACLIVLGKGQYYEGHEYLAFDGRRKDGSYYTMPNAEPVKFWD